In Cicer arietinum cultivar CDC Frontier isolate Library 1 chromosome 1, Cicar.CDCFrontier_v2.0, whole genome shotgun sequence, one DNA window encodes the following:
- the LOC101514076 gene encoding SKP1-like protein 17, with protein MAAAKSSIKKITLVAADDSLFEVEPNIVKEMKTVQSYMDEVDQNNVTIPLPNVFSDDLAMIIEYCKKHVSEEETKEAKEEFDVEFVKGLKSDDKFRLLQAASYLNMESLLQFFAKAIADEIENQSVEFVREYFHIENDFTPEEESEIRKQNEWAFQKESKDQK; from the coding sequence ATGGCGGCAGCAAAATCATCGATAAAGAAGATCACGCTGGTAGCAGCCGATGACTCTCTCTTTGAGGTAGAACCTAATATCGTTAAGGAGATGAAAACAGTACAATCTTATATGGATGAAGTCGATCAAAACAATGTAACAATTCCTCTGCCCAATGTATTCAGTGATGATCTCGCCATGATAATCGAGTATTGCAAGAAACACGTTTCAGAAGAAGAAACTAAAGAAGCGAAAGAGGAGTTTGATGTTGAATTCGTGAAAGGATTGAAAAGCGATGACAAATTTCGGCTCCTTCAAGCTGCAAGTTATCTCAACATGGAAAGTCTTCTACAATTTTTTGCAAAGGCTATTGCTGATGAAATTGAAAACCAGAGTGTGGAATTTGTTCGTGAATATTTTCACATCGAGAATGATTTCACGCCGGAGGAAGAATCTGAGATACGCAAACAGAATGAATGGGCTTTTCAAAAGGAATCGAAGGATCAAAAGTGA
- the LOC101492706 gene encoding eukaryotic translation initiation factor 2 subunit gamma-like, producing MSRKGLMEQDLSKLDVTKLHPLSPEVISRQATINIGTIGHVAHGKSTVVKAISGVQTVRFKNELERNITIKLGYANAKIYKCEDDRCPRPMCYKAYGSGKEDNPLCDVPGFENCKMKLLRHVSFVDCPGHDILMATMLNGAAIMDGALLLIAANESCPQPQTSEHLAAVEIMRLQHMIILQNKVDLIQENVAINQHEAIQKFIQGTVADGAPVVPISAQLKYNIDVVCEYIVKKIPIPERNFISPPNMIVIRSFDVNKPGFEVDEIKGGVAGGSILRGVLRVNQFIEVRPGIVVKDESGNIKCTPIYSRIVSLYAEQNELQFAVPGGLIGVGTTMDPTLTRADRLVGQVLGEVGSLPDVFVDLEVNFFLLRRLLGVRTKGSERQGKVSKLAKGEMLMLNIGSMSTGARVIAVKNDLAKLQLTSPVCTSKGEKIALSRRVEKHWRLIGWGQIQAGITLYVPPAPILS from the exons ATGTCGCGGAAGGGTTTGATGGAACAAGATCTGAGTAAATTGGACGTGACAAAATTGCATCCGCTTTCTCCTGAAGTCATATCTCGGCAGGCTACTATTAATATTG GCACCATAGGTCATGTGGCACATGGCAAATCAACAGTTGTGAAAGCTATATCAGGTGTTCAG ACTGTGCGTTTTAAAAATGAGTTGGAGCGTAACATTACAATCAAGCTTGGCTATGCAAACGCAAAAATATACAAGTGTGAAGATGATCGATGTCCAAGGCCTATGTGCTACAA GGCTTATGGAAGTGGAAAAGAAGATAATCCTTTGTGTGATGTGCCAGGGTTTGAAAACTGCAAGATGAAATTGCTGAGACACGTTTCTTTTGTTGATTGCCCA GGTCATGATATTCTCATGGCTACAATGCTTAATGGAGCAGCAATCATGGATGGAGCTTTGCTACTCATAGCTGCTAATGAAAGCTGTCCACAACCACAAACCTCTGAGCATTTAGCTGCTGTGGAAATTATGCGTCTTCAGCACATGATAATCCTTCAGAACAAGGTAGACCTAATTCAAGAGAATGTGGCTATCAATCAGCATGAAGCAATTCAGAAGTTTATACAA GGAACGGTTGCTGATGGTGCACCAGTGGTACCTATTTCAGCccaattgaaatataatatcgATGTTGTGTGTGAGTATATCGTGAAGAAGATCCCAATCCCTGAAAGGAACTTTATCTCTCCACCTAATATGATAGTAATTCGGTCCTTTGATGTCAATAAACCTGGTTTTGAGGTTGATGAAATAAAAGGAGGCGTAGCTGGTGGAAGCATTCTGAGG GGTGTTTTGAGGGTCAACCAATTCATTGAAGTTCGACCTGGGATAGTTGTTAAAGACGAAAGCGGAAATAttaaatgcacacccatatactCTAGAATAGTTTCATTGTATGCTGAACAAAATGAGCTTCAATTTGCTGTGCCAGGAGGCCTAATTGGTGTTGGGACAACAATGGATCCCACTTTAACGCGTGCTGACAGGTTGGTAGGGCAAGTTCTTGGAGAGGTTGGATCACTGCCAGATGTTTTTGTTGATCTTGAG GTGAACTTTTTCTTGCTTCGACGGCTTCTTGGTGTCCGAACAAAAGGGTCTGAGAGACAAGGAAAGGTATCAAAGCTGGCCAAAGGAGAAATGCTGATGTTGAACATAGGATCAATGTCAACAGGTGCCAGAGTAATTGCTGTGAAGAATGACTTGGCAAAATTGCAACTTACATCTCCTGTGTGCACTAGCAAGGGTGAGAAGATTGCACTGAGTCGACGTGTCGAAAAGCATTGGCGTCTTATTGGGTGGGGTCAAATCCAAGCTGGAATTACTCTCTACGTCCCTCCTGCACCCATCTTGAGTTGA
- the LOC101493041 gene encoding protein GRAVITROPIC IN THE LIGHT 1-like, whose protein sequence is MESVKPSSVTPSKKLARNFAKVLHLRALIGIASIHDGLKNVTTISHTNPKDEFNKVDDEEEEEQLQEKVALESMLAKIFASISTFKGAYAELQNAQSPFDPDGIEASDKLLVSELKHLSELKQCYLKKQFDPSPMKSILEAESKEVKGVIKTYQITAKKLESQVRLKDSEVMFLKEKLVEAKNHNKLIEKRLNQSGPLFDNNVQLSGLSTSQFVAMLRHAVKSIRNFVKLIVDEMRYANWNIDAAVEAIENNVVYFIEDHKCFAIESYVCKEMFDGFQFPFFNLENEQQNQKCFLEKFNELKSMKVKEYLAMNPSSSFAKFCRVKYLRLVHPKMELSFFGNMNHRNFLSSGCEFPKSDFFASFAEMAKRVYLLHCLGFSFEGKVEIFQVLRGCRFSDVYMESVNDEEMFQTTTTTIETEQHVGFTVVPGFRIGKTVLQCQVYLTQR, encoded by the coding sequence ATGGAATCTGTGAAGCCATCATCAGTTACACCAAGCAAGAAATTAGCTAGAAATTTTGCCAAAGTTCTTCACCTTAGAGCACTAATTGGAATTGCATCAATTCATGATGGTTTGAAAAATGTTACAACTATATCACACACTAATCCAAAAGATGAATTCAACAAAGTTGACgatgaagaagaggaagaacAACTTCAAGAGAAAGTTGCTTTAGAATCTATGCTAGCGAAGATTTTCGCTAGCATTTCGACATTTAAAGGAGCATATGCTGAATTACAAAATGCTCAATCACCTTTTGACCCTGATGGAATTGAAGCTTCTGATAAATTGCTAGTTTCTGAGTTGAAACATTTGTCTGAGTTAAAGCAATGTTACTTAAAGAAACAATTTGATCCGTCACCAATGAAATCAATTTTGGAAGCAGAATCAAAGGAGGTAAAGGGTGTCATAAAAACTTATCAAATTACGGCAAAAAAGTTGGAATCACAGGTTAGGCTTAAAGATTCTGAGGTTATGTTTCTTAAAGAGAAGTTAGTTGAAGCTAAAAATCATAACAAGTTAATTGAGAAGAGATTGAATCAAAGTGGTCCATTATTTGATAATAATGTTCAATTATCAGGGTTAAGTACTAGTCAATTTGTTGCGATGCTTCGACATGCGGTTAAATCGATTCGAAACTTTGTTAAGTTGATTGTTGATGAAATGAGGTATGCAAATTGGAACATTGATGCTGCTGTTGAGGCTATTGAAAACAATGTGGTTTATTTCATTGAAGATCACAAGTGTTTTGCAATTGAGTCTTATGTTTGCAAAGAAATGTTTGATGGTTTTCAATTTCCATTTTTCAATCTTGAAAATGAACAACAGAATCAAAAGTGCTTTCTAGAGAAGTTCAATGAGCTGAAATCAATGAAGGTGAAAGAGTATCTTGCTATGAATCCAAGTTCATCATTTGCAAAATTCTGCAGGGTAAAGTATTTGAGACTTGTTCATCCTAAAATGGAGTTATCATTTTTTGGCAACATGAATCATAGGAACTTTTTGAGTTCTGGTTGTGAGTTTccaaaaagtgatttttttgcTTCATTTGCTGAAATGGCTAAGAGGGTTTATCTGTTACATTGTTTGGGTTTCTCATTTGAAGGTAAAGTTGAAATCTTTCAAGTTTTGAGAGGGTGTAGATTTTCTGATGTGTACATGGAAAGTGTGAATGATGAAGAAATGTtccaaacaacaacaacaacaattgaaACAGAACAACATGTTGGTTTCACTGTTGTTCCTGGTTTTAGGATTGGTAAAACTGTTTTACAGTGTCAAGTTTACCTTACACAAAGGTGA